In the genome of Arabidopsis thaliana chromosome 4, partial sequence, the window CACTACCAAATGAATCATTTGATTAGAAAAATCTCACCTAGAGtgaatcatttttaaaaaaagaatggagAACTTATCTGAAACCGGACAAGCTTGGCACGAACAGGTCAGTGGCTACATTGTGTGAAGTCCAGCGAGTGATCTAAGCTTCTCGCATAGTATGAACGTGATCATCGTTTGTGGCCCGAGCCGTGCGAAAATTGCAAAGCCTCTGTGTCaagtaagaaaacataatacatttttatttatttatgtactacgaattatataaatatatcttcaTGAACAAGacggtttttttttcttcacccTTTGTAAAGTGCCAGAGGACCTTCTTTGCGAACAACCTGAAATATCATACTCGTTAACGATCAACGCAAGCAAACAAGCAATGCTCAGTGAGAATGTATTAATAGAAGGGCTTGAAAACATTACCTTGTAACCGCAATGAAACCCGTTTCTGTAGGTTTTGGTGCTTTCAGAACCTTGCTGCAACATCAAGCGGGTTTTAATCATGTCCATGGGTGCGGTTATCAGTGTGCTTACTAAACCTGCAACCACACTTGAGCTTCATTCCTCAAGTGCTAAAGTAAGTTAGTTTTTGACGCTTCAATTGATTTTTGtctgaaaaagaaacagcAGTAATTACTGCTAAACTTTTACCACAAATGAAGATGAAACCCTTCTTCTAAAGAAGTTCGTTTAACCAGAATCTGCAATTACAAGAAAATTTAGAAGCTGAAGTGTTAGAATCAATAAATGGTTGAGAAGCAGGATTACTTGAcaatttctcaatttcaaaacaGATCATGGAAATTACTTCatggtttttaaaaagtggAAAATAGTAGTCTTAGAATATGACCCGTTTGGCTTCATCATATGTTGCAAGCTGTGAGGCAGTTAGTGCTGCAGCTCTAACCATGGCAGGACCAACTCCTTTCCATAAAGCTCCTATGCCTTCTTTAGAGACTATTTCCCGCACTTCTGCAATGGGAACTGCGTTTGGATTCATCTGCAACCTTACCTAACGAAATGCAAAATGAAATGTGTCTTAAAAACCGAAAAAGAGATCTAATGAACAGAATAAAACCAATACTTGAGGTTTCATCTACCTTAACAACTTCAACAGGGTTAGTTAATGCAGTGGAAAACGCCCCGGCGAATGCGCCTGATGCTATCTTGACCAAGACATTGGTAGATCCAAATGCCCAATCAAAAGAAACCTTGGTGGGTTCATATAATCCCAATCTAAGACCTCCGTAAAGCACTGATCTAGTGAGAGCAGGAGTCAACCCCAAGTATAAAGACCTACGCCCTTCATTCTTCATCAGTTGAAGAAAGATTCCAGTCTGAAAAAAGACatttcaaaaatacaaatgtaaGTTAAGTTAACACATCCCCAGTAACATCAATAGGAGCAGTTCTCTAGAACATTATTACCATTCCAATTAACGGACCTCTTTGGCCGACATGCTGCATCTGCAATCTCACTTTCACTACATCTGGACAACGAAAACGACAAGAATAACACATTTAAGAAGAGTGTGATGGAAAGAGAACCATTTTCTTCTCAGTCCTTAAACCTTAAAATGCCACATTATGTACCATAGTAGTTGAGCAGAGACATACTTATACACTGACCTACTACAAGAGCTAGAACATACAGCTACATTATCCAAATATCACTATCGAAGATCGAAGAAAGTTGAAAATCCATCACAAGTGCTAGAAAACATCCACAGAAAACACCTATCTGCAGCAAATTGCAGCatatcaaatccaaaattggAGCCAACGGTTCTAATTCAAACCCAAAATTGGACTACTCATACAAAACTatgagtgaagaagaaggcatCAGGATCTAACCGAGAGGATGAGTCACGCCAGTGGCCAATGCGACGGAGATTCCGCTAATGCCAAAATGAGACACCACCTTTGAAAACGGCGGAATCAGATTCTGTGGCTTCCTCAATTCTTCATTCCCTTCAACAACTACACAAATTCCGCGACATTTCAGCCAAATTAttgaaatataaacaaaaatgcagAAATATAATCTCGAACTTTATACTAAATGGAGAAAACTCAACACCTTCATGTTTTAGTTTATGCGAAAGCAAATCAAAAGATTCGATGATCTTGGGATTGAAATTGAGGCATATACAGAGAGCAAAAAGATCCGACGAACCTGGGATTGAAGTCACCGGCGGGGAGATATCTCcgatcattttgttttttccgtTATTCTTTCTTGGGAAATGGTCTGTTTATACGTCGTGTGAAACGACGTCGCTTTCAGAGATAATTCTCCAGTTATTGATAGCCGTTAGATATCATAAATGAATCTGGACCGTCGGATgatatcattcttttttttattaaagtaGGCGAAAAGTAAATTCGACTCCCTCTTTGcactttcttcttcccgtCGCTACCGAAAGCTTCTGTCTCTCTCACTCGCAGGGTTCTCTGGAACTTTCTGAACGATGCCGAGGTATAGGGTTTAAGATCCTCAGAGTTATACTACTGATACATAGATAGTTACGTAGTTCGAGATTAGgttttttaattacttgtttgattttgattttcgcAGGTATTACTGTGATTATTGCGATACTTATCTCACTCACGATTCCGTAAGTTTCCTcctctttgttttattgtctTCCCTAGTAATCGTGAACTCGTTTTAGGTGATGAATTCGATCTCCGGAGGTGTCTATTAGGTTTCCGATTTGGATTCTAGTTTAAAACCAGTATGCtatttacatatgtatatCACGCTGGTTCCCTTCTTGCCTTTGACTGGATTTAGCTCAATTTAGTACTTGGAATCATGGTTTTGTGGTTAAGCTGAAATTCTACTATACGagttcgatttttgttttgtgaagtGAACTTAGATCCAATTTTTGTTACCAATTTATAGTTGCATTATGTTATCtatggttttgatgtttttgtgtttgattaaGAATGTAATCATGTTTCACGGATTGTATTGTACCGTCTTCTCGTATTAGTaaagttttatatttgatattttttcagCCATCAGTAAGGAAGCAGCACAATGCTGGTTACAAACACAAGGTACATAAAGAAGAGTTCTTTTGTGTGGTTGTATACATGGTTTTCCTTAATGTATGTTAAGAGTTTGATGATCTTTTTCAGGCGAATGTGAGAATATACTATCAGCAATTTGAGGAACAACAAACCCAAAGTTTGATTGATCAGAGAATTAAGGAACATCTTGGCCAAACTGGAGGGTATCAACAGGTTGGTGCTGTGTTTAATCAGCATATGCTTGCAAGACCTCGCCCTCCCATGATGCTACCACCTGGAAGTATGCCTATGGGTATGCGACCTCCTGTTCTGCCTAGACCCATGATGCCTCCTCAAGGTAATTTCTGTTATTAAATTAGTTTCCCGCTTGCTGTGCGGATTCAACATTCGAAAGTTTTAGTAGGTAACTTTCATAGTAATCTTTAGAAAAGACTACAGATGAAATAGAGTATAATAAAG includes:
- a CDS encoding Mitochondrial substrate carrier family protein — its product is MIGDISPPVTSIPGSSDLFALCICLNFNPKIIESFDLLSHKLKHEVVEGNEELRKPQNLIPPFSKVVSHFGISGISVALATGVTHPLDVVKVRLQMQHVGQRGPLIGMTGIFLQLMKNEGRRSLYLGLTPALTRSVLYGGLRLGLYEPTKVSFDWAFGSTNVLVKIASGAFAGAFSTALTNPVEVVKVRLQMNPNAVPIAEVREIVSKEGIGALWKGVGPAMVRAAALTASQLATYDEAKRILVKRTSLEEGFHLHLCSSVVAGLVSTLITAPMDMIKTRLMLQQGSESTKTYRNGFHCGYKVVRKEGPLALYKGGFAIFARLGPQTMITFILCEKLRSLAGLHTM
- a CDS encoding Mitochondrial substrate carrier family protein (Mitochondrial substrate carrier family protein; FUNCTIONS IN: binding; INVOLVED IN: transport, transmembrane transport; LOCATED IN: mitochondrial inner membrane, membrane; CONTAINS InterPro DOMAIN/s: Mitochondrial substrate carrier (InterPro:IPR001993), Mitochondrial substrate/solute carrier (InterPro:IPR018108); BEST Arabidopsis thaliana protein match is: plant uncoupling mitochondrial protein 1 (TAIR:AT3G54110.1); Has 24483 Blast hits to 13698 proteins in 441 species: Archae - 0; Bacteria - 0; Metazoa - 9864; Fungi - 7121; Plants - 4898; Viruses - 3; Other Eukaryotes - 2597 (source: NCBI BLink).) codes for the protein MIGDISPPVTSIPVVEGNEELRKPQNLIPPFSKVVSHFGISGISVALATGVTHPLDVVKVRLQMQHVGQRGPLIGMTGIFLQLMKNEGRRSLYLGLTPALTRSVLYGGLRLGLYEPTKVSFDWAFGSTNVLVKIASGAFAGAFSTALTNPVEVVKVRLQMNPNAVPIAEVREIVSKEGIGALWKGVGPAMVRAAALTASQLATYDEAKRILVKRTSLEEGFHLHLCSSVVAGLVSTLITAPMDMIKTRLMLQQGSESTKTYRNGFHCGYKVVRKEGPLALYKGGFAIFARLGPQTMITFILCEKLRSLAGLHTM
- a CDS encoding Mitochondrial substrate carrier family protein, which gives rise to MSAKETGIFLQLMKNEGRRSLYLGLTPALTRSVLYGGLRLGLYEPTKVSFDWAFGSTNVLVKIASGAFAGAFSTALTNPVEVVKVRLQMNPNAVPIAEVREIVSKEGIGALWKGVGPAMVRAAALTASQLATYDEAKRILVKRTSLEEGFHLHLCSSVVAGLVSTLITAPMDMIKTRLMLQQGSESTKTYRNGFHCGYKVVRKEGPLALYKGGFAIFARLGPQTMITFILCEKLRSLAGLHTM
- a CDS encoding Mitochondrial substrate carrier family protein gives rise to the protein MQHVGQRGPLIGMTGIFLQLMKNEGRRSLYLGLTPALTRSVLYGGLRLGLYEPTKVSFDWAFGSTNVLVKIASGAFAGAFSTALTNPVEVVKVRLQMNPNAVPIAEVREIVSKEGIGALWKGVGPAMVRAAALTASQLATYDEAKRILVKRTSLEEGFHLHLCSSVVAGLVSTLITAPMDMIKTRLMLQQGSESTKTYRNGFHCGYKVVRKEGPLALYKGGFAIFARLGPQTMITFILCEKLRSLAGLHTM
- a CDS encoding Mitochondrial substrate carrier family protein, encoding MIGDISPPVTSIPVVEGNEELRKPQNLIPPFSKVVSHFGISGISVALATGVTHPLDVVKVRLQMQHVGQRGPLIGMTGIFLQLMKNEGRRSLYLGLTPALTRSVLYGGLRLGLYEPTKVSFDWAFGSTNVLVKIASGAFAGAFSTALTNPVEVVKVRLQMNPNAVPIAEVREIVSKEGIGALWKGVGPAMVRAAALTASQLATYDEAKRILVKRTSLEEGFHLHLCT
- a CDS encoding Mitochondrial substrate carrier family protein produces the protein MIGDISPPVTSIPVVEGNEELRKPQNLIPPFSKVVSHFGISGISVALATGVTHPLDVVKVRLQMQHVGQRGPLIGMTGIFLQLMKNEGRRSLYLGLTPALTRSVLYGGLRLGLYEPTKVSFDWAFGSTNVLVKIASGAFAGAFSTALTNPVEVVKVRLQMNPNAVPIAEVREIVSKEGIGALWKGVGPAMVRAAALTASQLATYDEAKRILVKRTSLEEGFHLHLW
- a CDS encoding C2H2 and C2HC zinc fingers superfamily protein (C2H2 and C2HC zinc fingers superfamily protein; FUNCTIONS IN: zinc ion binding, nucleic acid binding; LOCATED IN: nucleus; EXPRESSED IN: 23 plant structures; EXPRESSED DURING: 13 growth stages; CONTAINS InterPro DOMAIN/s: Zinc finger, U1-C type (InterPro:IPR013085), Zinc finger, U1-type (InterPro:IPR003604), Zinc finger, C2H2-type matrin (InterPro:IPR000690); Has 30201 Blast hits to 17322 proteins in 780 species: Archae - 12; Bacteria - 1396; Metazoa - 17338; Fungi - 3422; Plants - 5037; Viruses - 0; Other Eukaryotes - 2996 (source: NCBI BLink).), yielding MPRYYCDYCDTYLTHDSPSVRKQHNAGYKHKANVRIYYQQFEEQQTQSLIDQRIKEHLGQTGGYQQVGAVFNQHMLARPRPPMMLPPGSMPMGMRPPVLPRPMMPPQGYMPPPGVPQMMAPPGAPLPPPPQNGILRPPGMAPIPGQGGGPPGMAPIPGQGGGPPPNYNGLPPPPPYHTNPAAPPSGNFNNPNLNNPNPSAESPESNE